The genomic stretch ATGTTGCCGCGGGCCGCTGGTTTCCGGCCGGATCTTCGATGGAAGAAGGCGACGTAAACTCCCCGAACGCCGAGTCGATCTTCCGCCAGATCCTTTATGGGAACAACTTCTTCCGCCGCGAGTTCGGCGAAGCCAGCAACGAGTACATGCTGCCCGACTGCTTCGGCTTCCCGGCTTCGCTGCCCAGCATTCTGCATCACGCGGGAATCAAAGGATTCTCGACCCAGAAGCTCTCAGCGGCATGGCAGCCGGCGCCGCACGTCGGCGGTCCGGACTCGCCGGAGAAGACACCCGAGGGCATTCCGTTTAACGTCGGCATCTGGGAAGGCACGGATGGCAGCACCATCATCGCTGCGCTCAATCCACTGAGCTATGGCAGCCAGGTTACGTACGATTTGAGCAAGACTCCGCCTCCGCCACCTCCTCCGGATCCCAATTTGACAGAGCGGCAAAACGCATTCCGCACGCGTCCGCAGGAAGACTGGGTGAAGCGCATTCAGATCAACGGCGATCTGACGGGCATAAAGGCTGACTACCACTACGTTGGCACCGGCGACATCGGCGGAGCTCCGAATGAGTATTCGGTGAAGCTGATGGAGGGAATTGTCACCAGATCGAAAGCAGTGATTCCCAATCCGCCGGCAAACCCCCGCGAGTGGGAAGCCGAGCAGGAGCCCGGGAAAGCGGAATCGCAGCCGGTGCAGGTGGGCAATGGTCCGATTCACGTCGTCTGGTCGAAGGCCGACCAGATGTTCATGGACATCCTCAAGTGCTGCAAGACCGACAAGATGCCGCGCTACAAAGGCGATCTTGAATTGATCAACCACTCCGCCGGCTCCCTTACATCCGAGGCTTACCAGAAACGCTGGATGCGCAAGAACGAGCTCCTCGGCGATGCCGCCGAGAAGGCTTCTCTCGCCGCAGCATGGCTTGGAGGCAAAGCGTATCCGCAGGATCGGCTCAACGCTGCATGGACGCTGGTGATGGGCGGACAGTTCCACGATCTGCTTCCCGGCACGGCGACTCCGAAAGCATTTGAATTCGCGTGGAACGACGACATCATCGCCATGAACCAGTTCGCCGGCGTGCTCAAGAGCGCGACCGAAACTGTGGCTTCGGCGTTGAATACACAAAGCCAGGGCACACCAGTTGTCGTTTACAACCCGCTCAACATCGAACGTGAGGATGTAGTTGAAGCGCACCTGAACTTCGACGGTGGCGTTCCCAAATCGGTTCGTGTAACCGGTCCCGATGGGAAGGAAACGCCGGCGCAGGTTTCCGAAGACGGCGAGGGTAAGGCCAAAGTCGTGTTCGTCGCGAAGGTCCCGTCAACCGGCTATGCGGTGTTCGACGTTCAGCCCTCCACTGAGGCCGCTCCCAATTCGGAACTGAAGGCTTCGGAATCTTCACTTGAGAACGCGCGCTACGTCGTAAAGCTGAATGGCGATGGCGACGTCTCCAGCGTCTTCGATAAGAAACTGAACAAGGAACTGCTCTCCGCTCCGATTCGTCTCGCGATTTCCACGGATAATCCCGAGCACTGGCCGGCGTGGAACATGGACTTCGAAGACGAGCAGCGCGCGCCGAAGGCGTACGTTGGTGGCTCGCCGAAAGTTACTGTCATCGAAAACGGTCCGGCTCGCGTTGCTCTTCAAATCGAACGCGAAACCGAAGGCTCGAACTTCGTGCAAACGATTCGACTGGCTGCGGGCGATGGCGGCAATCGCATCGAGTTCGCTAACAAAATCAACTGGGACACTAAGGAAGTCAACCTGAAGGCCACGTTCCCGTTCAGCGCCGCCAACAAAATGGCGACCTACAACTGGGATGTCGGCACGATTCAGCGTCCGAACGAGGAGCCCCGCCAATTTGAAGTCGCTTCGCATCAGTGGATCGATCTCACCGATCAGAGCGGCAGCTACGGCGCAACGGTTCTTACGGATTGCAAGAACGGTTCTGATAAGCCGAACGACAACACCATCCGCCTCACGCTCATTCGCACTCCGGGCACGCGCGGCGGATATCACGATCAGGGCACGCAGGACATCGGCCACCACGACATCCTCTTCGGAATCGCCGGACACGATGGCGACTGGCGCTCCAGCCAGACCGATTGGCAGGCGCAGCGCTTGAACGATCCGCTGGTTGCCTTCGAAGCCACCAAGCATCCTGGCTCGCTCGGCAAGCAGTTCTCGCTGGTGAAGGTAAACAACAGCCGCATTCGCGTGCTGGCGCTCAAGAAGGCCGAGCACAGCGACGAGATCGTCCTGCGCGCAGTCGAGCTCGACGGCAAGCCGCAGAACGATGTCCGTTTTACTTTCGCAGCGCCGGTAACTGCAGCGCGCGAAGTCAACGCGCAAGAGCAGCCGCTGGGCGCCGCGCATGTACAAGGCGGAGCACTCGTTACGTCATTTACCGCATACGAGCCGAAAACCTTCGCCCTGCGAATCGGCGCCGCTCCGAAGAAGGTTGCCGCTCCTCAGTTTGCTGCGGTGAAGCTGCCATATCAGGTGTCGGTCGCGACCTACGATCACCAACCCGCTGCCGGATGCTTCGACTGCTCCTACGATCGGCCGACGCAACCGCAAGGCAAAGCGCTGCCCGCGGAAATGCTGCCGGAAAAAATCGACTACGCGGGCGTGACCTTCACACTCGCGCCGTCAGCCAAAGCCGACGCGGTGATCGCCGAAGGCCAGCAGATCAAGCTGCCCGCAGGCAAATACAACCGCCTTTACATTCTCGCTGCCGCTTCGAACGGCGATCACAAAGCGGATTTCAAAGTGGGAGACAAAACCGCCAACCTGAACGTGCAGGAATGGACCGGCTTCGTTGGTCAGTGGGACGACCGCATCTGGAAAGAGGTCATCGAGAATCCGGCAGAGATCGGACCACCGACGTACAACCGTCATCCGCGCGTGGATGAATACGGCGAGATGATTGGGTTGCGTCCGGGCTTCATCAAGCGCGCCGACATCGGCTGGTACGCCTCGCATCGTCATGACGACGCTGCTCGCAACGAGGCGTATCAGTATTCGTATCTGTTCGTTTACCCAATCGATATTCCTGCGGGAGCAACTACGCTAACGCTGCCGCACAACCACAACATCAAAATCCTCGCTGCGACTGCAGTAAACCAGGCGCAACAAGCCTGGCCGGCGCAGCCGCTGTACGACGTGCTGGAAGGCGCAGAAGCGCAGAACCAAAGCCAGACGGCAATGAAGTAAACAGAACCGGCGGCGGTAGCCGCTGGGCCGGAGATGGCCGAATGGCTATCTCCAGGTGCACTTTGCCGCGCGCATTTTCGCAACGCTCGGCAGGTCGATCAGCCTGTCATCCTGAAGCGCGTTTTTTGCGCGAAGGATCTCCCGAGATGCGTCGTTCTGAAATGCCGCCGGTATGGCTCCTCGGCAAAAGTGCAGCTTGGCCGAAGAGCCAAGAAAGTTCACTTTACTTTGAACATTCCCGGAGATCCTTCGCGCAAAAGATGCGCTTTGATTACATAACCACGACGGCTCCAGACGCCAAGTAGACTGAGGTTGCTTAAAGACCAAGTCGCTCGGGCGAAAGGAGCCAGTCATGTGGATTATAGGCTGTGATTTTCATCCGAGTGGTCAGCAAGTGTACGCGGTGAACCAGGAAGGCGGCGAGGTAGTGGAGCAGTGGCTGCAGCATGGAGAGAGTGAGGAGGTGGACAAGTTTTATTCCAGCCTGCCGCCGGGCAGTGAAGTGGGGGTGGAGACGAGTGGGAACATGCGCTGGTTCGAGCGCAAGCTGGCCCAGTACGGGCACAAGCTGCGTATCGGAGACGCGGCCAAGATCCGGGGCAAGGACACGCGCAAGCAGAAACATGATCGGCGCGATGCTGAGCATATCTGCCAGCTGATGCTCAAAGATGATTTTCCGGAGCTGGAATGGGTACCGACGCTGGAAGAGCGCGATCTGCGGCAGTTGCTGCTGCACCGGCACAAGCTGGTGCGGATGCGAGCGCAGGTAAAGAACCAGTTGCAGCATATTGCGCTGAATCAGGGCCGGCAGAAGAAGTGGCAGCTATGGACCAAAACGGGACAAGAGCTGCTCCGGAAGCTGGAGCTGGAGCCATGGACAGCGCGGCGGCGGGACGATCTACTGAAGCTGCTGGAGTCGCTGAACGGATACTGCGAAGGGCTGGATGCGGCCGTAGAGCAGGCGGCCCAGCAACGAGCCGAAGCGCGTCTGCTGAGGACGCATCCGGGAATCGGGCCGGTGATCAGTTTGGCGGCGGTGCTCACGTTGGGCAATGTCGGGGAGCGGTTTGAGACCAGTCGCAAGTTGGTCAGCTACCTGGGATTGAATCCGGCGGAGGATTCCAGCGGCAAGCGCCGGCGGCTGGGCTCGATCAGCAAGCAGGGCAGCAGCTTTATGCGCTTGCTGCTGATCCAGGGAGCGCAGACGGCGGTGCGCGGGGACGCGGAATTAGCCAGGCAGTATCGTCGCCTGGCGGTGAAGAAGAACAAGGGCATCGCCAAGGTGATGGTGGCGCGCAAGCTGGCGGTGCGCGTGTTCTGGATGCTGAAGACGAACAAGACGTATCCGGAACTGGTTCGTATGCGGGGTAGCTCGAGTCATCCTGTGGTCGCAGGCAAAGAGACCGACGCTTTGAGTGAGCGCCCCGCCTCCTCATCAGGCCGAAGCAGAATCTAGGCCGGAGACGGTGAGGAGTTTGCACTAGGAATCATGGTCGGAGTATCAGACCGGATAGATGGTTGGTGGAACCAGACAAGGGTTTCCATCGAGGGATTCAAGCAAAGCACGAGTGACCTGGTCTTGAGCAAAAGCAACAACAAAACCAACGGCAACCCCTTCCTGATAAGGGAAAAGCGCCGGCGCAAAAACAACATCGCTCGTGCTCACGGGAGAGGTGTCGCCCGCAGAGTTCAAAATCAGATCTTGACAGAGCCGTCGTGGTTATAGACAGGATGACAAATCGTGTTTTGTCATCGTTCTGCTACAAGCATCACGATCCACCACTCGCGGCCATTGCCTTGGGGTTGTTCGCGCCGAGCATTTTGCGCAGCGTCTTGGGAATTTCAATCCTCTTGAACTTCGGCGTGGATTTGTTTGTCGCGCGTGGGATAGCAGCTATGAGAATTGCCTCCAATTCCAGCATTTTTGCTCCTGCATTTTTGACCGTCTTTTGAAGAGCGAAAGCCGAGAAATAATCCCAGTGCGGATAGTACCGATCAGTCACTTTATTGGCGTGATCGTGAAGACGCCTAAATAGGTCACCCGCCTTGCCCACGTAGTAAAGTTCGTCGCCTCTATAAAGGATGTACACGCCTGCCACGCGCAGGTCCTGGATACTCTTTATGTGAAGACGGCCACTTTCGTCTTTGAAACGAAAGACCTCACGCGGCCACATTCGGAAAAATTTGAAATCCTTCAACGCTATATTCGACATCCCACCCCTCCGGGCCGCGAATTCTAGCATGACCTCATAGGAACCTTCCCTCTCACTTTGCCACCCACCCTCCGACCGTGTTAACGTACTACTTTGCGGCATGAAGCACTTGCACCAAAACAGTGGCAGGGTTGAGGAGCTGTTAACCAAGGAGCGGGAGATCTACTCGCATCTCGATGCTTCGCGTTTGCCTCGGCATATTGCCATCATCATGGATGGCAACGGGCGATGGGCGAATCGGCGGCATTTGCCGCGGTTTGTGGGGCATCGGTCGGGGGTGCAGACGGTGCGGGGCGTGGTCGAGACGGCGGCTCGCATTGGGCTTCCCTTCCTTACGCTTTATGCGTTTTCGGCGGAGAACTGGAAGAAGCGTCCGGCGGCTGAAGTTGAGTTCCTCATGCAGCTTCTGCGGCAGTACCTGAAGCAGGAGGTGCCGCGGCTGAATCGGAACAATGTTCGGCTCACGTACATTGGGCGCATCTGGGAGCTGCCGGAGAATGTCCAGCAGCGGTTGAAGTGGGCTGAGGAAGAGACCGCCGGCAACACCGGCATGGTGCTCACGCTCGCGCTCAACTACGGCGCGCGCACAGAGCTTGTCGATGCCTTCCGCTCGATCATCGACGCGGCGCGCAACAACGGCGGCATCGATCATCTGCACATCGATGAAGAGCTGGTCGCGCGACATCTATATGGAAGCTTGCCGGATCCTGATCTGGTGATCCGCACCAGCGGCGAGCTGCGCGTGAGCAATTTCCTGCTTTGGCAGATTGCTTATGCGGAGATCTACGTGACCTCCAAACTGTGGCCCGACTTCGAGGGTACCGATCTGCTGCATGCCATCGCGGATTATCAGCGGCGTGAGCGCCGGTATGGCGGGTTGGGGTCGAATGGGAATGGCCATCATGCCCGTGAACTCGTCGGCGCGCGCAAGTAGCCTTTGACGGCACTATCCTTCCACGCGCGCGGGTGATGTAATCAGAACCGTCGGCGGTAGCCGATGGGGCAGCCGCTTGTTTTGCGGTTGCGCTTCACGAGAATTCCAGCAGCATCGAGACATTCGGAGCTGGCCTTGGCGGCCATCTCCGACCCATCGGCTACCGCCGACGGTTCCGTTGCGCAGTGCCGGCCACCATAGTCTATGCAGCGAGTGCTTACAGCTCTAATTCTGATTCCCATTGTGGTACTGGTGGTGTTTAAGGCGCCGTTTTGGCTTTATGCACTGGTGCTTGCTGTTTTGGCGATGCTTTGCACGCAGGAGTATTTGAAGATCGTCGAGGCGCATCAGCTTCGGCCGCTGCGGATTTTGACTTACTTGGCTGTGCTTGCTGTTTTGGGCGATTACTATCTGTCGATAGCGTTGCGCGGCCAGCGTCCATCGGGCGCTACGGGCTGGCAGATGACGCGCGATCCTTTCTTTCAGTACACGGTGCTGCTTGTCGTTGTTAGTTTGGCGCCGCTGATTCTGCTGGCTTGTGCGATGCACCTCGAAGATCTGCGGCAGGCGCTGCCTTCGGCTGCGGCTTCTTACATGGCCGTGCCTTACATCGGAATCACTTTGGGATTCCTGCTTTTCGCGCGGGGGTTGATTGCTGATGGCGCGTTTGCCGTCTTCTTCTTAATGCTGGTGGTTTGGACAGGCGATATCTTCGCTTACTACGTCGGGCGCGCGATCGGAAAACATAAGCTGGCGCCACGCATCAGTCCGGGAAAGTCTTGGGAGGGTGCTGGGGCGTCGATCATCGGAAGCATGATTGTCGGCACGCTGCTGCTGGTGTACAACACGCCTGTTGCTCAGGCGTTCACGAATTGGAAGTTGTTGGGTCATACCAGTGCCCTTTCGGGAATCGCGCAGCCGAAGCACAACGCGGTTTGGGTGGCCGTGCTCGCTTCGGCGTGTATCAATATCGCGGCACAGATTGGCGATCTGGTTGAGTCGATGATGAAGCGCGGCGCGGGGATGAAGGATTCGGGCGCGCTGCTTCCAGGCCACGGAGGCGCGCTGGATCGCGTGGACGCGCTGCTCCTGGCCTCTCCGATGCTGTGGTACTATTGCTCATTCGGCCTCATCCACTTTTAGGAAAACACCAGCGCTAAAGCGCAATCGTGGGAGGCGCTTTGGAGAAGTCCGCTGAAGCGGACTCCCCCGACTAAAGTCGGGGGCTACACCCGAAAAGAAGTCGAGACTCCCACCGAGAGCCGTACATAGTTTGTCGATCCCACGAAGCGTGAGTAACTCCTCTAAGCCAGCTCCTCCCCAGAGCTTTTCTCCCGATTCAGTCAGACGCATCGCCATACTCGGCTCTACCGGTTCGATTGGCGTGAGTACGCTGAAGATCGTTGAGGCATATCCAGAACGATTCAGCGTGGTCTCGCTTGCTGCGGGAAGAAACGTCGATGCAGCATTTGAGCAGTGCCGCCGGTGGAGTCCCAAAATGGTATCGATGGCCGACGAGGAGTCGGCGTCGAAGTTGGGCGCGCGAGTGCACTCGGCTGGACTCGCGACCGAGGTTCTCTCCGGTCCTGCTGGTGTAGTGAAGGTCGCCACGCATCCGGACGCCAACTTTGTGGTTAGCGCGATCGTTGGAGTCGCCGGGCTTGAAGCTACTTACGAAGCTGTGAAGGCCGGCAAGGCTGTTGGGCTGGCAAATAAAGAGTGTCTGGTCGCGGCAGGCGAGCTGATCACTGCCGAGGCTCGTCGTCAAGGCAAGCCGCTGCTGCCCATCGATAGCGAGCACAACGCGGTGCATCAGTGCATGCGCGGAGGACGTCTCCACGAGGTTAGCGCGGTCTGGCTGACGGCCTCCGGCGGGCCGTTTCTTCATACACCAAAGTCACAATTTGCTAGCATAACGGTGCAGCAGGCGCTGAATCATCCGACCTGGAAAATGGGCAAGCGCATTACTATCGACTCGGCCACGCTGATGAATAAAGGATTCGAGGTGATCGAGGCCTGTCGATTGTTCAACTTGCCGCCGGAGCGGGTGAAGGTGATTGTGCATCCGCAGTCGACCATTCACTCTTTGGTGGAATTCCACGACGGCAGCATTCTTGCTCAACTGTCGGTCACGGATATGCGGCTACCGATCCTGTACGCGCTTACCTATCCTGAACGGCTGGATTCAGAATTGAAGTTCGATCTCAACAGCCTGAAAAAGCTCGATTTTTGCCCACCAGATACAGAGAAGTTCCCTTGCCTGCGGCTGGCGTACGAGGCCGCGGAAGCTGGAGGGGCTAAGACGGTTGCCTTAAACGCCGCCGACGAAGTCGCAGTAGCGGCTTTTCTCGATGGCCTGATAGGATTTGAAGATATCCCCCGCACAATAAAGAAGGTGTTGGACGAAACTAGAGCCAGTCATCCTGAATCTATTAGGGAAGTGTTGCAAATGGATGCTGAGGCGCGTGGGCTGGCAGCCGATCTGGTAGGGACTGAAAGACCTCTGGTGGCCGCCGGCAGCGGTGTACACTCAAGCTCGGCAACCCGGAATAACTGATTAAATGCAATCTCTGATTAGCGTTGTTATCGCATTGGCGGCTATGGCTTTCGTACTGGGAGTCATGATCCTGGTGCACGAATTTGGTCACTATGCCGTCGCCAAGATGTGCGGCGTGCGCGTTGAAGTGTTCTCTCTCGGCTTTGGTAAGCGTCTGCTTGGATTCCGGCGCGGCGACACCGACTATCGCATCTCGGCTCTACCCTTGGGCGGGTATGTGAAGATGTCGGGCGAGAATCCGATGGAGGCTCGCACTGGGGATCCGGGCGAATTCATGTCGCATCCGCGGTGGCAGCGATTTCTGATCGCGATTGCCGGGCCGGCGATGAACGTCGTTCTCGCGCTGGGAATCGTCACCGGCGTGTACATGATTCATTACGAGCACGACTGGTACATCGATCAGCCTTCGCGTGTGGGCTGGGTCGAGGAAAACACTCCGGCGGCGAAAGCCGGGCTGAAGCCGGGCGATCTGATCACGGACATTGCCGGACAAAGCAACCCACTTTGGGAAGATACGCGGGCGAAGATCGCGATCAATCCTGGACAGCCGATTCCCCTGATCGTGAAACGCGGCGATCAGACCATCAACACGACTCTTACTCCCGACACGTACGGTCCCAGCCGAATTGGCGAAGCGGGGCTTGAACCTGCGGCGGGAGTGGTCATCGACTCGACGGAGAAAAACATGCCCGCCTACAAAGCCGGCATCCGCGAAGACGATGAGATTCTCGCCATCAACGGCATTGGCGTGCACTCTCCCGGCGAGCTGACTCATTTCCTCCAGGAAAACAAGAGCAAG from Terriglobales bacterium encodes the following:
- a CDS encoding glycoside hydrolase family 38 C-terminal domain-containing protein, encoding MAFAQNATKSSSAQNQKKSASAAAPQVKALPPASPVDLSKQPTLYVVGYAHLDTEWRWQYPQTIDEYLSKTLRNNFYLSDTYPHYIFNFTGANRYRLMKEYYPEGFAKLKKYVAAGRWFPAGSSMEEGDVNSPNAESIFRQILYGNNFFRREFGEASNEYMLPDCFGFPASLPSILHHAGIKGFSTQKLSAAWQPAPHVGGPDSPEKTPEGIPFNVGIWEGTDGSTIIAALNPLSYGSQVTYDLSKTPPPPPPPDPNLTERQNAFRTRPQEDWVKRIQINGDLTGIKADYHYVGTGDIGGAPNEYSVKLMEGIVTRSKAVIPNPPANPREWEAEQEPGKAESQPVQVGNGPIHVVWSKADQMFMDILKCCKTDKMPRYKGDLELINHSAGSLTSEAYQKRWMRKNELLGDAAEKASLAAAWLGGKAYPQDRLNAAWTLVMGGQFHDLLPGTATPKAFEFAWNDDIIAMNQFAGVLKSATETVASALNTQSQGTPVVVYNPLNIEREDVVEAHLNFDGGVPKSVRVTGPDGKETPAQVSEDGEGKAKVVFVAKVPSTGYAVFDVQPSTEAAPNSELKASESSLENARYVVKLNGDGDVSSVFDKKLNKELLSAPIRLAISTDNPEHWPAWNMDFEDEQRAPKAYVGGSPKVTVIENGPARVALQIERETEGSNFVQTIRLAAGDGGNRIEFANKINWDTKEVNLKATFPFSAANKMATYNWDVGTIQRPNEEPRQFEVASHQWIDLTDQSGSYGATVLTDCKNGSDKPNDNTIRLTLIRTPGTRGGYHDQGTQDIGHHDILFGIAGHDGDWRSSQTDWQAQRLNDPLVAFEATKHPGSLGKQFSLVKVNNSRIRVLALKKAEHSDEIVLRAVELDGKPQNDVRFTFAAPVTAAREVNAQEQPLGAAHVQGGALVTSFTAYEPKTFALRIGAAPKKVAAPQFAAVKLPYQVSVATYDHQPAAGCFDCSYDRPTQPQGKALPAEMLPEKIDYAGVTFTLAPSAKADAVIAEGQQIKLPAGKYNRLYILAAASNGDHKADFKVGDKTANLNVQEWTGFVGQWDDRIWKEVIENPAEIGPPTYNRHPRVDEYGEMIGLRPGFIKRADIGWYASHRHDDAARNEAYQYSYLFVYPIDIPAGATTLTLPHNHNIKILAATAVNQAQQAWPAQPLYDVLEGAEAQNQSQTAMK
- a CDS encoding IS110 family transposase — translated: MWIIGCDFHPSGQQVYAVNQEGGEVVEQWLQHGESEEVDKFYSSLPPGSEVGVETSGNMRWFERKLAQYGHKLRIGDAAKIRGKDTRKQKHDRRDAEHICQLMLKDDFPELEWVPTLEERDLRQLLLHRHKLVRMRAQVKNQLQHIALNQGRQKKWQLWTKTGQELLRKLELEPWTARRRDDLLKLLESLNGYCEGLDAAVEQAAQQRAEARLLRTHPGIGPVISLAAVLTLGNVGERFETSRKLVSYLGLNPAEDSSGKRRRLGSISKQGSSFMRLLLIQGAQTAVRGDAELARQYRRLAVKKNKGIAKVMVARKLAVRVFWMLKTNKTYPELVRMRGSSSHPVVAGKETDALSERPASSSGRSRI
- a CDS encoding GIY-YIG nuclease family protein is translated as MSNIALKDFKFFRMWPREVFRFKDESGRLHIKSIQDLRVAGVYILYRGDELYYVGKAGDLFRRLHDHANKVTDRYYPHWDYFSAFALQKTVKNAGAKMLELEAILIAAIPRATNKSTPKFKRIEIPKTLRKMLGANNPKAMAASGGS
- a CDS encoding isoprenyl transferase; translated protein: MKHLHQNSGRVEELLTKEREIYSHLDASRLPRHIAIIMDGNGRWANRRHLPRFVGHRSGVQTVRGVVETAARIGLPFLTLYAFSAENWKKRPAAEVEFLMQLLRQYLKQEVPRLNRNNVRLTYIGRIWELPENVQQRLKWAEEETAGNTGMVLTLALNYGARTELVDAFRSIIDAARNNGGIDHLHIDEELVARHLYGSLPDPDLVIRTSGELRVSNFLLWQIAYAEIYVTSKLWPDFEGTDLLHAIADYQRRERRYGGLGSNGNGHHARELVGARK
- a CDS encoding phosphatidate cytidylyltransferase — encoded protein: MQRVLTALILIPIVVLVVFKAPFWLYALVLAVLAMLCTQEYLKIVEAHQLRPLRILTYLAVLAVLGDYYLSIALRGQRPSGATGWQMTRDPFFQYTVLLVVVSLAPLILLACAMHLEDLRQALPSAAASYMAVPYIGITLGFLLFARGLIADGAFAVFFLMLVVWTGDIFAYYVGRAIGKHKLAPRISPGKSWEGAGASIIGSMIVGTLLLVYNTPVAQAFTNWKLLGHTSALSGIAQPKHNAVWVAVLASACINIAAQIGDLVESMMKRGAGMKDSGALLPGHGGALDRVDALLLASPMLWYYCSFGLIHF
- the dxr gene encoding 1-deoxy-D-xylulose-5-phosphate reductoisomerase — translated: MSTLKIVEAYPERFSVVSLAAGRNVDAAFEQCRRWSPKMVSMADEESASKLGARVHSAGLATEVLSGPAGVVKVATHPDANFVVSAIVGVAGLEATYEAVKAGKAVGLANKECLVAAGELITAEARRQGKPLLPIDSEHNAVHQCMRGGRLHEVSAVWLTASGGPFLHTPKSQFASITVQQALNHPTWKMGKRITIDSATLMNKGFEVIEACRLFNLPPERVKVIVHPQSTIHSLVEFHDGSILAQLSVTDMRLPILYALTYPERLDSELKFDLNSLKKLDFCPPDTEKFPCLRLAYEAAEAGGAKTVALNAADEVAVAAFLDGLIGFEDIPRTIKKVLDETRASHPESIREVLQMDAEARGLAADLVGTERPLVAAGSGVHSSSATRNN
- the rseP gene encoding RIP metalloprotease RseP, which encodes MQSLISVVIALAAMAFVLGVMILVHEFGHYAVAKMCGVRVEVFSLGFGKRLLGFRRGDTDYRISALPLGGYVKMSGENPMEARTGDPGEFMSHPRWQRFLIAIAGPAMNVVLALGIVTGVYMIHYEHDWYIDQPSRVGWVEENTPAAKAGLKPGDLITDIAGQSNPLWEDTRAKIAINPGQPIPLIVKRGDQTINTTLTPDTYGPSRIGEAGLEPAAGVVIDSTEKNMPAYKAGIREDDEILAINGIGVHSPGELTHFLQENKSKPVEVTAMRDGKVSKYDITPVLGSDGEGHEKYLVGITVGVRQAVDKLPFPKALSRSVEQNKKYAMLLIELVEKMVQKKVSVKMMSGPIDIARVSGEAAREPGWTPLLLLMAGISLNLGIFNLFPIPILDGGVILLLFIEGIIRRDISIQIKERIYQAAFVFLVLFAAMVIFNDITKLPGFSNLLR